One stretch of Streptomyces sp. A2-16 DNA includes these proteins:
- a CDS encoding TetR/AcrR family transcriptional regulator produces the protein MGGVTTIGDRADRVPKQDRSRATRQRLLEAAVACLAEHGWAGSTVAVVAERAGVSRGAAQHHFPTREDLFTAAVEYVAEERSTALRALFPQGAADDRRAVISALVDLYTGPLFRAALHLWVAASNEEQLRPQVTELEARVGRETHRIAVDLLGADESKPGARETVQGLLDMARGLGLANLLTDDHARRERVVAQWAVLLDEVLP, from the coding sequence ATGGGTGGTGTGACCACGATCGGCGACCGCGCCGACCGCGTGCCCAAGCAGGACCGCAGCCGGGCCACCCGGCAGCGCCTCCTCGAAGCCGCCGTGGCCTGCCTCGCCGAACACGGCTGGGCCGGCTCCACGGTTGCGGTGGTCGCCGAACGCGCCGGTGTCTCCCGGGGCGCCGCCCAGCACCACTTCCCGACCCGCGAGGACCTCTTCACGGCCGCGGTCGAGTACGTGGCGGAGGAACGCTCCACGGCCCTGCGCGCCCTGTTCCCGCAGGGCGCGGCGGATGACCGGCGGGCGGTCATCTCGGCCTTGGTCGACCTCTACACCGGCCCCCTCTTCCGCGCCGCCCTCCACCTCTGGGTCGCCGCCTCCAACGAGGAACAGCTGCGCCCCCAGGTGACGGAGCTGGAGGCGCGGGTGGGCCGGGAGACCCACAGGATCGCGGTCGACCTGCTCGGCGCGGACGAGTCGAAACCGGGCGCCCGCGAAACGGTCCAGGGCCTTCTGGACATGGCGAGGGGCCTGGGCCTGGCGAACCTGCTCACCGACGACCACGCTCGCCGCGAGAGGGTGGTCGCGCAGTGGGCCGTACTGCTGGACGAGGTGCTGCCCTAG
- a CDS encoding enoyl-CoA hydratase family protein, whose translation MTLIARTRARAVQTLTLDSPHNRNALSGALVGELAAALTDCAEEPDVRAVVLTHTGNTFSAGADLKDPPDPDALVGLLRQIVELGKPVVARVTGHVRAGGLGLLAACDIAAASTESTFAFTEVRIGVAPAVISLTLLPRTDPRALARHYLTGERFDAAEAARTGLVTAAGDDVDAVLEPILDGLRRSAPEALAETKRLLTARVLETFDRDAAHLTALSARLFASPHAREGMTAFIERRDPSWVV comes from the coding sequence ATGACACTGATCGCCCGCACGCGCGCGCGTGCCGTTCAGACCCTCACCCTGGACTCCCCGCACAACCGCAACGCCCTGTCGGGGGCGCTGGTGGGGGAGCTGGCGGCCGCGCTGACGGACTGCGCCGAGGAACCGGACGTCCGCGCGGTCGTCCTCACCCACACCGGCAACACCTTCTCGGCGGGCGCCGACCTGAAGGACCCCCCGGACCCGGACGCCCTGGTCGGGCTCCTGCGGCAGATCGTGGAGCTCGGCAAACCGGTCGTCGCCCGCGTCACCGGCCACGTCCGCGCGGGCGGCCTCGGTCTCCTCGCCGCCTGCGACATCGCGGCCGCCTCCACGGAGTCGACCTTCGCCTTCACCGAGGTACGCATCGGAGTCGCCCCCGCGGTCATCTCCCTGACCCTGCTGCCCCGCACCGACCCCCGCGCCCTCGCCCGCCACTACCTCACCGGCGAGCGCTTCGACGCGGCCGAGGCCGCCCGCACCGGCCTGGTGACGGCGGCGGGCGACGACGTGGACGCCGTACTCGAACCGATCCTCGACGGCCTGCGCCGGTCCGCCCCGGAGGCCCTGGCCGAGACGAAACGGCTGCTCACGGCTAGGGTGCTGGAGACCTTCGACCGGGACGCGGCCCACCTGACCGCGCTCTCGGCCCGGCTGTTCGCCTCGCCGCACGCGCGCGAGGGCATGACGGCCTTCATAGAACGACGGGATCCCTCATGGGTGGTGTGA
- a CDS encoding 4-coumarate--CoA ligase family protein yields MFRSEYADVQPIELPIHDAVLARAAEYGDAPALIDGTDGTTLTYAQLDRFHRRVAAGLAEAGVTKGDVLALHSPNTIAFPTAFYAATRAGASVTTVHPLSTPEEFAKQLSDSAARWIVTVSPLLETARRAAELAGGVREIFVCDSAPGHRSLIDMLASTAPEPDIAIDPATDVAALPYSSGTTGTPKGVMLTHRQIATNLAQLEQLMSAGPEDRVLAVLPFFHIYGLTALMNAPLRLGASVVVLPRFDLETFLAAIQNHRITGLYVAPPIVLALAKHPLIERYDLSSLRYIVSAAAPLDAELAAACSARLGLPPVGQAYGMTELSPGTHVVPLSAMREAPPGTVGKLIAGTEMRIVSLDDPDKDLDIGEPGEILIRGPQIMKGYLGRPDDTAAMIDPDGWLHTGDVGHVDAGGWLFVVDRVKELIKYKGFQVAPAELEALLLTHPGIADAAVIGVYNDDGNEVPRAYVVRQQAAAGLSESEVMMYVAERVAPYKRVRQVTFIDQVPRAASGKILRRQLRERP; encoded by the coding sequence GTGTTCCGCAGCGAGTACGCAGACGTCCAGCCCATAGAACTCCCCATCCACGACGCCGTGCTGGCCCGCGCCGCCGAGTACGGTGACGCGCCCGCCCTGATCGACGGCACCGACGGCACCACCCTCACCTACGCCCAGCTCGACCGGTTCCACCGCAGGGTCGCCGCGGGCCTCGCGGAGGCGGGCGTCACCAAGGGGGACGTGCTCGCGCTGCACAGCCCCAACACGATCGCCTTCCCCACCGCGTTCTACGCCGCCACGCGCGCGGGTGCCTCCGTCACGACCGTGCACCCGCTGTCCACGCCGGAGGAGTTCGCCAAGCAGCTCTCCGACTCCGCGGCCCGCTGGATCGTCACCGTCTCCCCGCTCCTCGAGACGGCCCGCCGGGCGGCCGAACTCGCTGGCGGGGTACGGGAGATATTCGTCTGCGACAGCGCTCCCGGCCACCGCTCGCTGATCGACATGCTGGCCTCGACGGCCCCCGAGCCGGACATCGCCATCGACCCGGCGACGGACGTGGCGGCACTGCCGTACTCCTCGGGCACCACCGGCACCCCCAAGGGCGTGATGCTCACGCACCGGCAGATCGCCACCAACCTCGCCCAGCTGGAACAGCTGATGTCGGCGGGCCCCGAGGACCGCGTCCTCGCCGTGCTGCCCTTCTTCCACATCTACGGCCTCACGGCCCTCATGAACGCACCCCTGCGCCTCGGCGCCTCGGTCGTCGTCCTGCCCCGCTTCGACCTGGAGACCTTCCTCGCCGCCATCCAGAACCACCGCATCACCGGCCTGTACGTGGCCCCGCCGATCGTCCTCGCCCTCGCCAAGCACCCGCTGATCGAGCGGTACGACCTCTCGTCCCTGCGCTACATCGTCAGTGCCGCCGCCCCCCTGGACGCCGAGCTCGCCGCCGCCTGCTCGGCCCGGCTCGGTCTGCCGCCCGTCGGCCAGGCGTACGGCATGACGGAACTCTCGCCCGGCACCCACGTCGTCCCCCTGTCGGCCATGCGCGAGGCACCGCCCGGCACCGTCGGCAAGCTCATCGCCGGCACCGAGATGCGGATCGTCTCCCTCGACGACCCCGACAAGGACCTCGACATCGGCGAGCCCGGCGAGATCCTCATCCGCGGCCCGCAGATCATGAAGGGCTACCTCGGCCGCCCCGACGACACCGCCGCGATGATCGACCCCGACGGCTGGCTGCACACCGGGGACGTCGGCCATGTCGACGCCGGCGGCTGGCTGTTCGTCGTCGACCGGGTCAAGGAGCTCATCAAGTACAAGGGCTTCCAGGTGGCCCCCGCCGAACTGGAGGCCCTCCTGCTCACCCACCCCGGCATCGCCGACGCGGCCGTCATCGGCGTGTACAACGACGACGGCAACGAGGTCCCGCGCGCCTACGTCGTCCGCCAGCAGGCCGCGGCCGGACTCTCCGAGAGCGAGGTCATGATGTACGTCGCCGAACGCGTCGCCCCCTACAAACGCGTCCGCCAGGTCACCTTCATCGACCAGGTGCCCCGGGCCGCCTCCGGCAAGATCCTGCGACGGCAGCTCAGGGAGCGCCCATGA
- a CDS encoding acyl-CoA dehydrogenase family protein: MPTIETNEHKALRTAVSALGKRHGRDYDREALWAEAAKLGYLGVNLPEEYGGGGGGIAELSIVLEELGAAGCPLLMMVVSPAICGTVIARFGTDAQKQEWLPALADGTRTMAFGITEPDAGSNSHRITTTARKDGSDWLLTGRKVFISGVDLADATLVVGRTEDSRTGRLKPALFIVPREAPGFTRRRIDMELQAVEKQFELTLDDVRLPAEALVGDEDAGLLQLFAGLNPERIMTAAFAIGMGRYALSRAITYAKDRTVWNTPIGAHQAIAHPLAQAHIDLELARLMTQKAAHLYDEGDDAGAGEAANMAKYAAGEACVKAVDQAVHTLGGNGLTREFGIASLITAARVARIAPVSREMILNYVSHQTLGLPKSY, from the coding sequence ATGCCCACGATCGAAACGAACGAGCACAAAGCCCTCCGGACAGCTGTGTCCGCCCTCGGCAAACGGCACGGCCGCGACTACGACCGAGAGGCCCTGTGGGCCGAGGCGGCCAAGCTCGGCTACCTGGGCGTCAACCTCCCCGAGGAGTACGGGGGCGGAGGCGGCGGAATCGCCGAACTCTCCATCGTGCTCGAAGAGCTGGGGGCCGCGGGCTGTCCCCTCCTCATGATGGTCGTCTCCCCGGCGATCTGCGGCACCGTGATCGCCCGCTTCGGCACCGACGCCCAGAAACAGGAGTGGCTGCCCGCCCTGGCGGACGGCACCCGCACCATGGCCTTCGGCATCACGGAACCCGACGCGGGATCCAACAGCCACCGGATCACGACGACAGCCCGCAAGGACGGCTCCGACTGGCTGCTCACCGGCCGCAAGGTCTTCATCTCCGGCGTGGACCTGGCCGACGCCACCCTCGTGGTCGGCCGCACGGAGGACTCCCGCACCGGCCGTCTGAAGCCCGCCCTCTTCATCGTCCCCCGCGAAGCCCCCGGCTTCACCCGCCGCCGGATCGACATGGAACTCCAGGCGGTGGAGAAGCAGTTCGAGCTGACCCTCGACGACGTACGCCTGCCCGCCGAAGCCCTCGTGGGAGACGAGGACGCGGGCCTCCTCCAGCTCTTCGCCGGACTCAACCCCGAACGCATCATGACGGCCGCCTTCGCGATCGGCATGGGCCGCTACGCGCTCTCCCGGGCGATCACCTACGCCAAGGACCGCACGGTGTGGAACACCCCCATCGGCGCCCACCAGGCCATCGCCCACCCCCTCGCCCAGGCGCACATCGACCTCGAACTCGCCCGTCTGATGACGCAGAAGGCCGCCCACCTCTACGACGAGGGCGACGACGCGGGTGCCGGAGAGGCCGCCAACATGGCGAAGTACGCCGCGGGGGAGGCCTGCGTGAAGGCCGTGGACCAGGCCGTCCACACCCTCGGCGGCAACGGCCTCACCCGGGAGTTCGGGATCGCCTCGCTGATAACGGCCGCGCGCGTGGCTCGTATCGCACCGGTCAGCAGGGAGATGATTCTCAACTACGTCTCCCACCAGACCCTGGGCCTGCCCAAGTCGTACTAG
- a CDS encoding biotin carboxylase N-terminal domain-containing protein has translation MISALLVANRGEIACRIFRTCRDLGIRTVAVHSDPDADALHTRVADTAVRLPGAAPADTYLRADLIVKAALASGADAVHPGYGFLSENADFARAVLDAGLVWIGPPPSAIEAMASKTRAKELMGLAPLGEVTRADLPVLVKAAAGGGGRGMRVVRRLEELPAALESARAEAASAFGDGEVFFEPYVEDGRHVEVQILADTHGTVWALGTRDCSLQRRHQKVIEEAPAPGLPQDLTARLHELAVRAARAVDYVGAGTVEFLVSGTQAHFLEMNTRLQVEHPVTEAVFGIDLVAEQIRVAEGHELGDKPPHARGHAVEARLYAEDPAREWTPQTGTLHRLSVPPSVRLDTGYEDGDDIGVHYDPMLAKVVAHAPTRTEAVRKLAGALERATLHGPTTNRDLLVNSLRHKEFTSARMDTGFYDRHLPELTAAAPDPLAPLAAALADAVGRSRFGGWRNLHSAPQTKRYEMAGEEHEVHYRHTSRGLEADGVRVVHADPSAVVLEVDGVRRTFEVARYGDELHVGGTALKPLPRFPDPTAQHAPGSLLAPMPGTVVRVADGLTEGSAVEAGQPLLWLEAMKMQHRITAPHTGTLSELNAVVGQQVKVGSLLAVVRST, from the coding sequence GTGATTTCTGCACTCCTCGTGGCCAACCGGGGCGAGATCGCCTGCCGGATCTTCCGCACCTGCCGTGACCTGGGCATCCGGACGGTCGCCGTGCACTCGGACCCGGACGCGGACGCCCTCCACACGCGCGTGGCGGACACGGCCGTACGACTCCCCGGAGCCGCCCCCGCCGACACCTATCTGCGCGCCGACCTGATCGTGAAGGCGGCGCTCGCCTCCGGCGCCGACGCCGTGCACCCCGGCTACGGCTTCCTCTCCGAGAACGCCGACTTCGCGAGGGCGGTCCTGGACGCGGGCCTGGTCTGGATCGGACCGCCGCCGTCCGCGATCGAGGCGATGGCGTCCAAGACCCGCGCGAAGGAACTGATGGGGCTGGCCCCCCTGGGCGAGGTGACGCGGGCCGACCTGCCGGTGCTGGTGAAGGCGGCCGCGGGCGGCGGAGGCCGCGGCATGCGCGTCGTACGCCGTCTCGAGGAGCTGCCCGCCGCCCTGGAGAGCGCCCGCGCGGAGGCCGCGAGCGCCTTCGGCGACGGTGAGGTCTTCTTCGAGCCGTACGTCGAGGACGGCCGCCACGTCGAGGTCCAGATCCTCGCCGACACCCACGGCACGGTGTGGGCCCTGGGCACCCGCGACTGCTCCCTCCAGCGCCGCCACCAGAAGGTGATCGAGGAGGCCCCGGCCCCCGGACTCCCGCAGGACCTCACGGCTCGGCTGCACGAACTCGCCGTACGGGCGGCACGAGCCGTCGACTACGTGGGCGCGGGCACGGTCGAGTTCCTCGTCTCCGGCACCCAGGCGCACTTCCTGGAGATGAACACCCGCCTCCAGGTCGAGCACCCGGTGACGGAGGCGGTGTTCGGCATCGACCTGGTCGCGGAACAGATCCGGGTCGCCGAAGGGCACGAGCTGGGCGACAAGCCCCCACACGCGCGTGGCCACGCGGTCGAGGCCCGCCTCTACGCCGAGGACCCCGCACGGGAGTGGACCCCGCAGACCGGCACCCTGCACCGCCTCTCGGTCCCCCCGTCCGTCCGCCTCGACACGGGCTACGAGGACGGCGACGACATCGGCGTCCACTACGACCCGATGCTCGCCAAGGTCGTCGCCCACGCACCCACCCGTACGGAGGCGGTCCGCAAACTGGCCGGCGCCCTGGAGCGGGCGACGCTCCACGGCCCGACCACGAACAGGGATCTGCTGGTGAACTCCCTGCGCCACAAGGAGTTCACCTCGGCCCGCATGGACACGGGCTTCTACGACCGCCACCTGCCCGAGCTCACCGCGGCCGCCCCCGACCCGCTGGCCCCCCTGGCGGCGGCCCTCGCGGACGCGGTCGGCCGCTCCCGCTTCGGCGGCTGGCGCAACCTGCACTCCGCCCCGCAGACCAAGCGCTACGAGATGGCGGGCGAGGAGCACGAGGTCCACTACCGCCACACGAGCAGGGGCCTGGAGGCGGACGGGGTCAGGGTCGTGCACGCGGACCCGAGCGCGGTCGTCCTCGAAGTGGACGGCGTGCGGCGGACGTTCGAGGTGGCGCGGTACGGCGACGAGCTCCATGTCGGCGGCACGGCCCTGAAGCCCCTGCCCCGCTTCCCCGACCCGACGGCCCAGCACGCCCCGGGCTCCCTCCTGGCCCCCATGCCGGGGACGGTCGTCAGGGTCGCGGACGGCCTGACGGAGGGCTCCGCCGTGGAAGCAGGCCAGCCCCTTCTGTGGCTGGAGGCGATGAAGATGCAGCACAGGATCACGGCACCGCACACAGGAACGCTCAGCGAGCTGAACGCAGTCGTCGGCCAACAGGTGAAGGTCGGCTCCCTGCTGGCAGTAGTCCGGTCCACCTGA
- a CDS encoding carboxyl transferase domain-containing protein, which produces MTILPTTLDTTGPDYRANREAMLAKLDQLTAEHAKALAGGGEKYIQRHRKRGKLLARERIELLLDPDTPFLELSPLAAWGSDYAVGAALVTGIGVVEGVECLITANDPTVRGGASNPWSLKKALRANDIALANRLPCISLVESGGADLPSQKEIFIPGGAVFRDLTRLSAAGIPTVAVVFGNSTAGGAYVPGMSDHVIMVKERAKVFLGGPPLVKMATGEESDDESLGGAEMHARVSGLADYFAIDERDALRQARRVVARLNHRKAYGDPGPAEPPKHDPDELLGIVPGDLKVPFDPREVIARIVDASDFDEFKPLYGTSLTTGWAELHGYPVGVLANARGVLFSEESQKAAQFIQLANQRDIPLLFLHNTTGYMVGKEYEQGGIIKHGAMMINAVSNSKVPHLSVLMGASYGAGHYGMCGRAYDPRFLFAWPSAKSAVMGPQQLAGVLSIVARQSAAAKGLPYDEDGDAALRAMVEQQIESESLPMFLSGRLYDDGVIDPRDTRTVLGMCLSAIHTAPYEGARGGFGVFRM; this is translated from the coding sequence GTGACGATCCTGCCGACCACCCTCGACACGACCGGCCCCGACTACCGGGCGAACCGCGAGGCCATGCTCGCGAAGCTGGACCAGCTGACCGCCGAACACGCCAAGGCGCTCGCCGGCGGCGGCGAGAAGTACATCCAACGGCACAGAAAGCGCGGCAAGTTGCTCGCCCGCGAGCGCATCGAGCTGCTCCTCGACCCCGACACACCCTTCCTGGAACTGTCCCCGCTGGCCGCCTGGGGCAGCGACTACGCGGTCGGCGCCGCCCTCGTCACCGGGATCGGGGTGGTGGAAGGCGTGGAGTGCCTGATCACCGCCAACGACCCGACCGTGCGCGGGGGCGCGAGCAACCCCTGGTCGCTGAAGAAGGCCCTGCGCGCCAACGACATCGCCCTCGCCAACCGGCTGCCCTGCATCAGCCTGGTGGAGTCGGGAGGAGCCGACCTGCCCTCCCAGAAGGAGATCTTCATCCCGGGCGGTGCCGTCTTCCGGGACCTGACGAGGCTGTCGGCGGCCGGCATCCCCACCGTCGCCGTCGTCTTCGGCAACTCCACCGCGGGCGGCGCGTACGTCCCCGGCATGTCCGACCACGTGATCATGGTCAAGGAGCGGGCCAAGGTGTTCCTCGGCGGCCCGCCCCTGGTCAAGATGGCCACCGGCGAGGAGAGCGACGACGAGTCCCTCGGCGGCGCCGAGATGCACGCGCGCGTGTCGGGCCTCGCGGACTACTTCGCGATCGACGAGCGGGACGCGCTGCGGCAGGCCCGCCGGGTCGTCGCCCGCCTCAACCACCGCAAGGCGTACGGCGATCCGGGCCCCGCCGAACCACCGAAGCACGACCCCGACGAACTGCTGGGGATCGTCCCCGGCGACCTCAAGGTGCCGTTCGACCCCCGCGAGGTGATCGCCCGGATCGTCGACGCCTCCGACTTCGACGAGTTCAAGCCGCTGTACGGGACGAGCCTGACGACCGGCTGGGCCGAGCTGCACGGCTATCCGGTGGGCGTGCTGGCGAACGCCCGAGGGGTCCTGTTCTCCGAGGAGTCCCAGAAGGCGGCCCAGTTCATCCAACTGGCCAACCAGCGCGACATCCCGCTCCTCTTCCTGCACAACACCACCGGCTACATGGTGGGCAAGGAGTACGAGCAGGGCGGCATCATCAAGCACGGCGCGATGATGATCAACGCGGTCTCCAACTCGAAGGTCCCGCACCTCTCCGTCCTGATGGGCGCCTCCTACGGCGCCGGCCACTACGGCATGTGCGGCCGCGCCTACGACCCCCGCTTCCTCTTCGCCTGGCCCAGCGCCAAGTCGGCCGTCATGGGCCCCCAGCAGCTCGCCGGCGTGCTCTCCATCGTCGCCCGCCAGTCGGCCGCGGCGAAGGGACTGCCGTACGACGAGGACGGCGACGCCGCCCTGCGCGCGATGGTGGAGCAGCAGATCGAGTCCGAGTCGCTGCCCATGTTCCTGTCCGGGCGGCTCTACGACGACGGCGTCATCGACCCCCGCGACACCCGGACGGTCCTCGGCATGTGCCTGTCCGCGATCCACACCGCGCCCTACGAGGGTGCGCGCGGCGGCTTCGGCGTCTTCCGGATGTGA
- a CDS encoding acyclic terpene utilization AtuA family protein: protein MTPLRIGNASGFYGDRFDALREMLTGGELDVVTGDYLAELTMLILGRDRLKDPEGGYARTFLRQLEECLGLAHERGVRIVANAGGLNPAGLAARTRELADRLGLPVRVAHVEGDDLTRAHPGSLAAHAYLGGFGIAACLREGADVVVTGRVTDAALVTGPAAAHFGWSPTDHDRLAGAVVAGHVLECGTQATGGNYAFFAEDGHDLRRPGFPLAELHEDGTAVITKHPGTGGFVDLGTVTAQLLYETQGARYAGPDVTTRLDTVRLTQDGPDRVRISGTRGEPPPPTLKVGLNRLGGFRNEVAFVLTGLDIEAKAALVREQLEPALAKVAEVRWDLVRTDRPDAGTEETASALLRLVVRDTDQESVGRVLSGAAVELALASYPGFHVLAPPGKGSPYGVFEEVYVPHGAVDHVAVLYDGRRIPVAPAQETAVLEDVPRPPLPEPFAEGPVVRAPLGLVIGARSGDKGGNANVGVWARTDEAWRWLAHTLTVDRLRELLPETAQLNISRHDLPHLRALNFVVEGILGEGVAAQHRFDPQAKALGEWLRSRHLDIPEALL, encoded by the coding sequence GTGACCCCCCTCCGCATCGGCAACGCCTCCGGGTTCTACGGCGACCGCTTCGACGCCCTGCGCGAGATGCTCACCGGCGGCGAACTCGACGTCGTCACCGGCGACTACCTCGCCGAGCTGACCATGCTCATCCTCGGCCGGGACCGGCTGAAGGACCCCGAAGGCGGATACGCCCGCACCTTCCTGCGCCAACTCGAGGAATGCCTCGGCCTCGCACACGAGCGGGGTGTCCGGATCGTGGCCAACGCGGGCGGCCTCAATCCCGCCGGACTCGCCGCCCGCACAAGGGAGTTGGCTGACCGGCTCGGCCTGCCGGTCCGGGTCGCCCACGTCGAGGGCGACGACCTGACCCGCGCACACCCCGGTTCCCTCGCGGCCCACGCCTACCTCGGCGGCTTCGGCATCGCCGCCTGTCTCCGGGAGGGCGCCGACGTCGTGGTCACGGGAAGGGTGACGGACGCCGCCCTGGTCACCGGGCCCGCCGCCGCCCACTTCGGCTGGTCGCCGACGGACCACGACCGCCTCGCGGGGGCCGTCGTCGCCGGACACGTCCTGGAGTGCGGCACACAGGCCACCGGCGGCAACTACGCCTTCTTCGCCGAGGACGGGCACGATCTGCGGAGGCCCGGCTTCCCCCTCGCCGAACTCCACGAGGACGGCACCGCCGTCATCACCAAGCACCCCGGCACCGGCGGCTTCGTGGACCTCGGCACGGTCACCGCGCAGCTGCTCTACGAGACCCAGGGCGCCCGGTACGCGGGTCCCGACGTCACCACCCGCCTCGACACCGTCCGGCTCACCCAGGACGGCCCCGACCGTGTCCGCATCTCCGGCACACGCGGCGAACCCCCGCCCCCCACCCTCAAGGTCGGCCTCAACCGGCTGGGCGGCTTCCGCAACGAGGTCGCCTTCGTCCTCACCGGCCTGGACATCGAGGCCAAGGCCGCCCTGGTGCGGGAACAACTGGAACCGGCCCTCGCCAAGGTCGCCGAGGTGCGCTGGGACCTGGTCCGCACCGACCGCCCGGACGCCGGCACCGAGGAGACCGCGAGCGCGCTGCTGCGGCTGGTCGTCCGGGACACGGACCAGGAGTCGGTCGGGCGCGTGCTCAGCGGGGCCGCCGTGGAACTGGCCCTGGCCAGCTACCCCGGGTTCCATGTGCTGGCACCACCCGGAAAGGGCTCGCCCTATGGGGTCTTCGAGGAGGTGTACGTCCCCCATGGGGCCGTGGACCATGTGGCCGTCCTCTACGACGGGCGACGGATCCCGGTGGCGCCGGCCCAGGAGACCGCCGTACTCGAAGACGTCCCCCGGCCGCCCCTGCCGGAGCCGTTCGCCGAAGGGCCCGTGGTCAGGGCTCCGCTCGGGCTGGTCATCGGTGCCCGCAGCGGCGACAAGGGCGGGAACGCCAACGTGGGGGTGTGGGCCCGCACGGACGAGGCGTGGCGGTGGCTCGCCCACACGCTCACCGTCGACCGCCTGCGCGAACTCCTGCCGGAGACAGCGCAGTTGAACATCAGCCGGCACGACCTCCCGCACCTGCGCGCCCTGAACTTCGTGGTCGAGGGGATCCTCGGCGAGGGCGTCGCCGCCCAGCACCGCTTCGACCCGCAGGCCAAGGCCCTCGGCGAATGGCTGCGCTCCCGCCACCTGGACATCCCGGAGGCCCTGCTGTGA
- a CDS encoding TIGR03084 family metal-binding protein: protein MADPTPVIDDLCAESDELDLLVAELSAEQWALATPAPGWTVAHQIAHLAWTDHSSLLAVTDPKAFSREVEKALAAPGDFVDNGAEEGAGKPPARLLAYWRAGREDLAEALRNAPEEARFPWYGPPMSTASMATARLMETWAHGLDVADALGVSRAPTDRIRHIVRLGVRTRDFSFGVHALTPPFEEFRVELTAPSGALWAYGPEDAADRVTGPAFDFCLLVTQRAHRADLALTAAGENADRWLDIAQAFAGPPGKGRAPKGTAG from the coding sequence ATGGCCGACCCCACCCCCGTCATCGACGACCTCTGCGCGGAGAGCGACGAACTCGACCTGCTCGTGGCCGAGTTGAGTGCCGAGCAGTGGGCGCTCGCGACCCCCGCCCCCGGCTGGACCGTCGCCCACCAGATCGCCCACCTCGCCTGGACCGACCACTCCTCCCTGCTGGCCGTGACCGACCCGAAGGCCTTCTCCCGCGAGGTCGAGAAGGCGCTCGCGGCACCCGGGGACTTCGTGGACAACGGCGCGGAGGAGGGCGCGGGAAAGCCCCCCGCCCGGCTGCTCGCGTACTGGCGGGCGGGACGCGAGGACCTGGCGGAGGCCCTGCGGAACGCCCCCGAGGAGGCCCGTTTCCCCTGGTACGGCCCGCCCATGTCGACCGCCTCCATGGCCACCGCCCGTCTCATGGAGACCTGGGCCCACGGCCTGGACGTCGCCGACGCGCTGGGGGTGAGCCGCGCGCCGACCGACCGGATCCGGCACATCGTCCGCCTCGGCGTCCGCACCCGGGACTTCTCCTTCGGCGTGCACGCGCTGACGCCGCCCTTCGAGGAGTTCCGCGTCGAACTGACCGCCCCCTCGGGCGCGTTGTGGGCCTACGGTCCCGAGGACGCCGCCGACCGCGTCACCGGCCCCGCCTTCGACTTCTGCCTCCTGGTCACCCAGCGGGCGCACCGCGCCGACCTCGCCCTGACCGCCGCCGGGGAAAACGCCGACCGCTGGCTCGACATCGCCCAGGCCTTCGCGGGCCCGCCCGGCAAGGGGCGCGCACCCAAGGGGACGGCCGGGTGA
- a CDS encoding GtrA family protein: MKSPLAQQQAVTAAPATPGPLAAFLRFVVLGGGVGVLSGLAVPLLAMAAPWALANAVVTVVSTLLCTELHARFTFGGGRRAGWREHWQSAGSATAAYAVTSIAVLVLHLAQSSPGLLTEQLVYLGASGLAGVGRFAVLRVYVFAARREEAGPRQDQASATAPVLLAA, translated from the coding sequence GTGAAGTCACCGCTCGCACAGCAGCAGGCCGTGACGGCGGCACCGGCCACGCCGGGCCCCCTCGCCGCATTCCTGCGGTTCGTGGTCCTGGGGGGTGGGGTCGGAGTCCTCTCCGGTCTCGCCGTACCCCTGCTGGCCATGGCCGCGCCGTGGGCGCTCGCCAACGCGGTCGTCACCGTCGTCTCGACCCTGCTGTGCACCGAACTGCACGCCCGCTTCACCTTCGGCGGGGGGCGCCGCGCCGGCTGGCGCGAGCACTGGCAGTCGGCGGGCTCGGCCACCGCCGCGTACGCGGTGACCAGCATCGCCGTGCTCGTCCTGCACCTGGCGCAGTCGTCCCCCGGCCTGCTGACGGAACAGCTTGTCTACCTCGGCGCGTCCGGCCTCGCGGGCGTGGGGCGCTTCGCGGTCCTGCGGGTGTACGTCTTCGCCGCGCGCCGCGAGGAGGCGGGGCCGCGGCAGGACCAGGCATCGGCCACAGCACCGGTCCTGCTCGCGGCCTAG